One Elephas maximus indicus isolate mEleMax1 chromosome X, mEleMax1 primary haplotype, whole genome shotgun sequence DNA segment encodes these proteins:
- the WDR45 gene encoding WD repeat domain phosphoinositide-interacting protein 4 isoform X1, giving the protein MTQQPLRGVTSLRFNQDQSCFCCAMETGVRIYNVEPLMEKGHLDHEQVGSMGLVEMLHRSNLLALVGSGSSPKFSEISVLIWDDAREGKDSKDKLVLEFTFTKPVLAVRMRHDKIVIVLRNRIYVYSFPDNPRKLFEFDTRDNPKGLCDLCPSLEKQLLVFPGHKCGSLQLVDLASTKPGTSSAPFTINAHQSDVACVSLNQPGTVVASASQKGTLIRLFDTQSKEKLVELRRGTDPATLYCINFSHDSSFLCASSDKGTVHIFALKDTRLNRRSALARVGKVGPMIGQYVDSQWSLASFTVPAECACICAFGRNTSKNVNSVIAICVDGTFHKYVFTPDGNCNREAFDVYLDICDDDDF; this is encoded by the exons ATGACTCAGCAGCCACTGCGAGGAGTGACCAGCCTTCGTTTCAACCAAGACCAGA GCTGTTTTTGCTGTGCCATGGAGACAGGTGTACGTATCTACAACGTGGAGCCATTGATGGAGAAGGGGCATCTGG ACCATGAGCAGGTGGGCAGCATGGGCCTGGTGGAGATGCTGCACCGCTCCAACCTGCTGGCCCTGGTGGGCAGCGGTAGCAGTCCCAAGTTCTCAGAAATCTCAG TGCTGATCTGGGACGATGCCCGGGAGGGCAAGGACTCCAAGGACAAGCTGGTGCTGGAGTTCACCTTCACCAAGCCAGTGCTGGCTGTGCGTATGCGCCATGACAA GATTGTGATCGTGCTGAGGAACCGCATCTACGTGTACTCCTTCCCCGACAATCCCCGAAAGCTGTTTGAATTTGACACTCGGGACAACCCCAAGG GGCTCTGCGACCTCTGCCCCAGCCTAGAGAAGCAACTGCTAGTGTTCCCTGGACACAAGTGTGGGAGTCTGCAGCTTGTG GACCTGGCAAGCACAAAGCCTGGAACTTCATCTGCTCCATTTACCATCAACGCACATCAGAGTGACGTGGCCTGTGTGTCCCTGAACCAGCCAGGCACTGTAGTGGCCTCAGCCTCCCAGAAGGGCACCCTTATTCGCCTTTTTGACACACAGTCCAAGGAGAAACTGGTGGAACTGCGTCGAGGCACTGACCCTGCTACCCTTTACTG CATCAACTTTAGCCACGactcctccttcctctgtgcCTCCAGTGATAAGGGCACTGTCCACATCTTTGCTCTCAAGGATACCCGCCTCAACCGCCGCTCAGC GCTGGCTCGTGTGGGCAAGGTGGGGCCTATGATCGGGCAGTACGTGGACTCTCAATGGAGCCTGGCAAGCTTCACCGTGCCCGCTGAATGTGCCTGCATCTGCGCCTTCGGTCGCAATACTTCCAAAAATGTCAACTCTGTCATTG cTATCTGCGTAGATGGAACCTTCCACAAATATGTCTTCACTCCTGATGGAAACTGCAACAGGGAGGCTTTCGACGTGTACCTTGACATTTGTGATGATGATGACTTTTGA
- the WDR45 gene encoding WD repeat domain phosphoinositide-interacting protein 4 isoform X2: MARVALVLIWDDAREGKDSKDKLVLEFTFTKPVLAVRMRHDKIVIVLRNRIYVYSFPDNPRKLFEFDTRDNPKGLCDLCPSLEKQLLVFPGHKCGSLQLVDLASTKPGTSSAPFTINAHQSDVACVSLNQPGTVVASASQKGTLIRLFDTQSKEKLVELRRGTDPATLYCINFSHDSSFLCASSDKGTVHIFALKDTRLNRRSALARVGKVGPMIGQYVDSQWSLASFTVPAECACICAFGRNTSKNVNSVIAICVDGTFHKYVFTPDGNCNREAFDVYLDICDDDDF, from the exons ATGGCAAGAGTCGCCCTAG TGCTGATCTGGGACGATGCCCGGGAGGGCAAGGACTCCAAGGACAAGCTGGTGCTGGAGTTCACCTTCACCAAGCCAGTGCTGGCTGTGCGTATGCGCCATGACAA GATTGTGATCGTGCTGAGGAACCGCATCTACGTGTACTCCTTCCCCGACAATCCCCGAAAGCTGTTTGAATTTGACACTCGGGACAACCCCAAGG GGCTCTGCGACCTCTGCCCCAGCCTAGAGAAGCAACTGCTAGTGTTCCCTGGACACAAGTGTGGGAGTCTGCAGCTTGTG GACCTGGCAAGCACAAAGCCTGGAACTTCATCTGCTCCATTTACCATCAACGCACATCAGAGTGACGTGGCCTGTGTGTCCCTGAACCAGCCAGGCACTGTAGTGGCCTCAGCCTCCCAGAAGGGCACCCTTATTCGCCTTTTTGACACACAGTCCAAGGAGAAACTGGTGGAACTGCGTCGAGGCACTGACCCTGCTACCCTTTACTG CATCAACTTTAGCCACGactcctccttcctctgtgcCTCCAGTGATAAGGGCACTGTCCACATCTTTGCTCTCAAGGATACCCGCCTCAACCGCCGCTCAGC GCTGGCTCGTGTGGGCAAGGTGGGGCCTATGATCGGGCAGTACGTGGACTCTCAATGGAGCCTGGCAAGCTTCACCGTGCCCGCTGAATGTGCCTGCATCTGCGCCTTCGGTCGCAATACTTCCAAAAATGTCAACTCTGTCATTG cTATCTGCGTAGATGGAACCTTCCACAAATATGTCTTCACTCCTGATGGAAACTGCAACAGGGAGGCTTTCGACGTGTACCTTGACATTTGTGATGATGATGACTTTTGA
- the PRAF2 gene encoding PRA1 family protein 2, with translation MSEVRLPPLRALDDFILGSARLAAPDPGDPQRWCHRVINNLLYYQTNYLIFLGFGLALAGYMSPLHTLLSTLVVAVALGVLVWAAEARAAVRRCRRSHPAACLAAVLAVGLLVLWAVGGACTFLLSIAGPVLLILVHASLRLRNLKNKLENNMESIGLKRTPMGLLLEALGQEQEAGS, from the exons ATGTCGGAGGTGCGGCTGCCGCCACTGCGCGCCCTAGACGACTTCATTCTGGGCTCCGCGCGTCTAGCAGCCCCTGATCCAGGCGACCCACAGCGATGGTGCCACCGCGTCATCAACAACCTCCTCTATTACCAAACTAACTACTTAATCTTCTTGGGCTTTGGTCTTGCTCTGGCCGG GTACATGAGCCCACTGCACACGCTCCTAAGCACACTGGTAGTAGCAGTGGCTCTGGGCGTGCTCGTGTGGGCGGCTGAAGCCCGCGCGGCCGTGCGCCGTTGCCGCCGCAGCCACCCTGCCGCCTGCCTGGCCGCAGTGCTTGCCGTCGGGCTCCTGGTTCTCTGGGCCGTCGGAGGCGCTTGCACCTTCTTGCTCAGCATCGCTGGGCCAGTGCTTC TGATCCTGGTGCACGCCTCACTGCGCCTGCGCAACCTCAAGAACAAGCTTGAGAACAACATGGAGAGCATTGGTCTCAAGCGGACGCCAATGGGGCTGCTACTAGAGGCGCTGGGACAAGAGCAGGAGGCTGGATCCTAG